One genomic window of Cottoperca gobio chromosome 10, fCotGob3.1, whole genome shotgun sequence includes the following:
- the c1galt1c1 gene encoding C1GALT1-specific chaperone 1, with translation MLSEGGSFMKGMLMGGVFCLVLSLLGTFRPGTESRTDDHHHHHVKAPSKDELTRLSDSHRLLLSNQVRVSCVIMVQPKILLYWATAVDTWSKHCDKAAFYTSESSKALEAIDMNEKDDWARLCKALKHAYENAGDLRWFFVAQATTFAIIENLKHLLLTKDPTEPFYLGNAMKSGELEYVTYDSGIVLSYEALKRLVHVFQDEDKCPERGRALWKLSEEKQLAVCLKYTGVFAENGEDSHGKGLFNSRSVNSLITDSMKDNPTNVVEGCCSDMAVTFNGMSPNQMQVMMFGVYRLRPYGHDFHDLLVFNPPEGSDND, from the coding sequence ATGTTGTCTGAAGGAGGTTCTTTCATGAAGGGGATGCTCATGGGAGGCGTCTTCTGCTTGGTGCTGTCGCTCCTGGGTACTTTCAGACCCGGCACGGAGTCCAGGACAGAcgaccatcatcatcaccacgtCAAGGCCCCGAGTAAAGATGAGCTGACACGCCTCTCTGACAGTCACAGGCTGTTGTTGAGCAATCAAGTCCGGGTCTCTTGCGTCATCATGGTCCAGCCCAAGATTCTTCTTTATTGGGCAACTGCAGTAGACACTTGGAGCAAACACTGTGATAAGGCTGCATTCTACACCTCTGAGTCCTCAAAGGCACTCGAGGCCATAGACATGAATGAAAAAGATGACTGGGCGAGGTTATGTAAAGCTCTGAAGCATGCTTATGAGAACGCAGGAGACCTGCGCTGGTTCTTTGTGGCACAAGCGACCACGTTTGCCATCATCGAGAACCTCAAACACCTGTTGCTCACAAAGGATCCCACCGAGCCCTTCTACCTGGGCAACGCTATGAAGTCAGGGGAGCTTGAGTACGTGACGTATGATAGTGGCATCGTTCTAAGTTATGAAGCGTTGAAAAGGCTAGTGCATGTGTTCCAGGATGAAGACAAATGTCCAGAAAGAGGACGTGCCCTGTGGAAGCTGAGTGAGGAAAAGCAGCTGGCCGTGTGTCTCAAATATACGGGTGTGTTCGCAGAGAACGGAGAAGACTCGCACGGAAAGGGCCTGTTCAACAGCAGGAGTGTGAACAGCCTGATAACGGACAGCATGAAGGACAACCCCACTAACGTGGTGGAGGGCTGCTGCTCCGACATGGCGGTCACATTCAACGGGATGTCGCCGAATCAAATGCAGGTTATGATGTTTGGAGTTTACAGACTTCGTCCTTACGGCCACGACTTTCATGACTTGTTAGTATTTAACCCTCCGGAAGGTTCAGATAACGACTAG
- the mcts1 gene encoding malignant T-cell-amplified sequence 1, with the protein MFKKFDDKENVSNCIQLKTSVIKGIKNQLLEQFPDIETWLNHIMPKKDPVKIVRCHEHIEILTVNGELLFFRQREGPFYPTLRLLHKYPFILPHQQVDKGAIKFVLSGANIMCPGLTSPGAKLYPAAADTVVAIMAEGKTLALCVGVMKMSADSIEKVNKGIGIENVHYLNDGLWHMKTYK; encoded by the exons ATGTTTAAAAA ATTTGATGATAAGGAGAATGTATCGAACTGTATCCAGCTGAAAACATCAGTGATCAAAGGCATCAAAAATCAGCTCTTGGAACAGTTCCCCGACATTGAGACATGGCTGAATCACATAATGCCAAAAAAGGACCCTGTCAAAATAGTGAGATG CCATGAACATATTGAAATCCTGACAGTGAATGGAGAATTGCTCTTCTtcaggcagagagaaggaccatTCTACCCAACCCTCAGACTGTTGCATAAAT ATCCTTTCATTCTTCCACACCAGCAAGTAGACAAAGGGGCCATTAAATTCGTCTTAAGTGGAGCCAACATCATGTGTCCCGGGCTGACGTCGCCAGGCGCTAAACTCTACCCAGCTGCTGCTGACACAGTAGTT GCTATAATGGCAGAGGGAAAAACCCTTGCACTTTGTGTTGGTGTTATGAAGATGTCAGCAGACAGCAt agagaaagtCAACAAGGGAATTGGAATTGAGAACGTTCACTATCTGAATGATGGCTTGTGGCACATGAAGACGTACAAATGA